The DNA window GGACCAGCTCCTCTATAAGAAGTTGGGTCCAGAGATACGTGACATTTGGGGCGTCGAGCGGATCGTAAGCCATCATCGAAACTCAGTGACCGTGTATGACGACTCGTTCGGATTCGGTCACTGCTCAGTGTGCATCTTAACGAGAGAACGCGGACTGGCGGAAGGAGACGACGCTTTCGAAAAACGCCATATTCGTAACCGGAGCATACCTGACGAGGGCTGACCGGTCCCCCGTACGGGGCAGATGCGGACGCCATCACCGGCTGGGATCCTTTACGCGTGCGCCCAATCCCATCACAGCCGCAAAGTCACCGATCTTCTGCTCGATCTCTTCCCATTCCCGTGCCGGCACCGATCCCTCCACGATGCCTGCCCCTGAATACAGCGTAAGCTTCTCCTCCTCCGCAAGGCCGGACCGAATCGCCACGGCAAACTCAGCAGCCTCGGGTCCAACCCACCCCACTGGTCCGGCGTACCAGCCCCGGTCAAACGGCTCCTGCGTCCGAATCGCCGTAAGCGCCTGGTCGGTCGGCACCCCCCCGACCGCCGGCGTCGGGTGAAGACGATCGAGAAGATCCGTCGTCGCTACCTCCGCCCGCAGCCTGCCCGACAAACGAGCGTGGAGATGGCGTCCCCGTGCAAGCCGCAACTCTGAGGGCGTATCCGGCACTTCGACCGACGAACAGAGGCGATCCAACACGTTGCGAATGGCATTCTGCACGAAAGCGTGTTCGCGGCGCTCCTTCGGACTGTTTAGCAACTCCTCCCAGAGGGCAGCGTCGGCACTCGGCGTGTCGCCCCGCTCGCCGGTACCGGCCACGGCCTCGCTTACCACCTGTCGTCCCTCCTGCCGGAACAGGCGTTCCGGGGACGCTCCTAAGAATGCGGGACCGCCCGCCGGAGAGAGAGCAAAATGAAAGCAGCCGGGCGTTGCCGCCTTAAGATGCTGTAGCACATCAAGTGGGGTGAGCGTCCTCTCGAGCTCCAACGCCACCTTCCGAGCCAATACGACCTTGTCGAGTGCATGGTCTGAAATGGCAGAAAGAGCCCATTGCACCATGCGGGTCCATTCCTCTTTTTCCGGTGCATCCGTTCGCCCGAGCGGCTTGGGGAGCGAGGGCGAGGCCTCCCGTGTGGGGATCGACAAGACCCGGGCCTGTTCGATAAGCGTCTCTGCCCGACCAGCGTCCCGTGGAAAAACGAGATTACACGCCAGCGACACGCCGTCGGGGGCCCGACGAAGCTCAAATCGGGGCAAGACGAATCGATAGGTGCCGAAGGGCCTCCAGGGACACTCCGGATTCTCGGTAGTGCGAGACTGCGGTGCATCGAACCGGAGCCCGCCATAGTAGCGGACCGGGGCCGCCGCCGTGCGAAATCGGTCGTTGAGCGCTCGCTGGAGGCGGTCGTACTCCATCGGCTGCCGGGTGCCAGTAAGCACGTCGGCCGTACCGGTCGCCGCAACCGCGGGGCGGGACGCCGACGTTTTGGCCTCAGAATGTCCGTTTCCGGAGGGGGAAAACGACGTCGTTTCTGGACTCCGGGGCGCCCAAAACACCTGCTCCTCGTTCTCCCGTCCCCGAAGCCATTCCAGAAGATTCGCGTTATCGGTCACCGGCACCTGTACCTGCACTGTCCGCTCCGCCCCGTTTGACCGGTCCGCGCAGGCCGCCCGGATACGGTCTGCAAGGTGTTCGGACGGTGAATCGGCATTGCGGTCGTGCACGAACGGCGAATCCAGATTGGGCATAGGGCAAAAACTAAACAATAGAAAATGGTCCGCTACGACGCGGGGTGCTCTTCGGAGTCGCTGGACGACTCCGACTGTGCGCCCCAGTTGTCCAGAATGTCACTGGTCATGGCGTCGACCTGCGGAACCGACACTCGGTATTTGAGCGCAGCACGCACGATAAGGCCCCGAAGAACCTGATCGGCGACCGGGAGCGGATACAAGCGACGGCGTACAGATCGGAGGGCCGCTCGCATGGTCCATCCCACAATGCCCCACCGGAAGAGCACAAACGCCGTCAGGCCTACGCCCACGGCTGCCAGCTGCTCGGCCGTCGCCAGGAAGCTGAGAGTCGCCACGTAGTACCCCCCCTGCAAATACACGTTGCGGAGAACCGATACGACCCGTACGCCCCCTACGCCCGGAAACGAGGGACTGGCCAGTGTCCACCCACAATACACGCCCACGGCAGCAAGCACCGCCCACTCAAGCGGAACGGCCCACAACAACAGGGGAAGTGCCCATAGAGTTACGGTACAGGGCGAATCCATCCAGGCATCGGCCCAGCGAATCAACTGATCGAGCGAGACGTGGTCGAGCACCCCTCCGGCGTATTCCCGTATCCCCTCTTCCGGGATGTGGTACCAGCGCCCCGCCGCCGACATCAATCCGTACGGGGTCGCGACGTACGCCGAGGCGTCGGTACTGGAAGAAGCATGTGACTCCTCGTCACCGGACATTGCCACTTTGGACTGCGATCATCAACGGTGCGTAGTACGAGCCTCTCGTCACGGCCATACTTAGCGTCTCACTGAGCCGTTCTGGTCCGCCTCTACTCGACAGGCCACAATAGTTTGGTGAACGTACACGGGACCCGGAAAGCAGTTTCAATCAGTTCTGAAAGTTTTGTCCATCGTTCTCTTTCGGCACCAGCGAGAGTCGGTCCCCCACCCAGATCCGAAATTGAGGCGCCTCTAGCCCCGTTGCCTTCAGGGGCGGAGTGAGCATCGCCTTTAGGGCCCGTGCCGTATTCACGCTCGGCTGTGTGGCAGACGCAAGATGGCGCTGAGCCTGCGTTCGAAATGCTTCCTGCACACGTCCCAGGGCTTTCGTCCGCACCTCCTCGTATACATCCGAGGGGAAAACCCGCATCCATCCCTGGGTTTGACTGCGAACGCGAAGACGCGCCAGATCCGGCTCAACACTGTGCACCGACAACGCCGGCAGGTCCACGACCACGACATTGCCCTCTTCAATCGCGATCATACGGGGCGAGAGGGCCTGCACGTTGAATCCGTAAGAGACTCGCCCCGGCACCTGTATGTCGGTACGCGAGGTGCCCTGCAGAAGCGGAAGGGCGGCCGGCTGGGCATACGACAGCACGTGAGTCATCCAATCGGGCGTCAGATACTCAGAGGAATCGAGACGAACACGGACGCTGATGTCGAGCGTGCCGGTGACGAGAAAAGACGCCGGCGCTTCTTCCTGTACCGTCGTGATCACGGTTCGCCGCACCTGCTCCTCGGACGGTTCCTGCGACCACCACAGGCCCACCCCGGCGGCGATCAGGAGCCCGATGAGAATGCCGAGCCCGAGCGACGTGCGACGATTCATGGCTTAAGCACCTGCGTCTGTGAAAAATCCGTCAGAGCCTCAAAAGCACCAGTGCGACGACCGCACAGCCCATACCGATCTTGTTTTTTGCCGTGAGCTGTTCCCTCCATCCAAACACCCCAATCCCCGCCGATAACACCATGATGGCAATATTGTTGGCCGGAAATACGAACGGCCCGGGCAGCTCCGCAACGGCGCGCAGCAAGAATTCCAGCGAGCCGTAGTTGGCAACCCCAAGCACAACGCCCCACCCAACGGTCCGAAGAGACGGCCACGGTTGCCCCCGTAGAATCCGGGCGCCTACGATGCCTCCCCCAATCAGAAACGCCATTCCAAACACCAAAAGTAAAAAGAGAACCTGGCTGTTGGCGGCCCCAAAATGCTCCTCGAAGGCCTTCATGGAAAGGTCCACGCTCCCCCCTCCAATAAAGGTGAGCGCCAGTACTCCAAAAGCATACCAGTCGACCCGCCCTAGTGCAGAACCGACCGGCGGGTCCCGAGCTACGTCCGCCCCGCCGGCAGGCACCGGTTCGGCCTGCCGCTGTTTCTGGGCAAGCAGAAAAAACGCGCAGGCCGCCAACCCCATGCCTCCTCCCTGCGCAACAGAAGGGACCTCATGCCACACCCACCAGGAGGCAAGAAATGGAATGACGGCCGAGACCCGCATCACCCCAACTGCGAGCGACATGCCCGCCACCTCTGTCGCGTACGAGAGCAGAAAGAAGCCGGCAATAAGAAGTACCCCCACACTTCCCCCCAGAGCAAGCAGCCCTGGCGACAAGACCAACCCCGCGTCGGTGGAGCGCCCCCCTGCCCACATCAATAGGCCTGCTACCCCCACGGCCGCTGCGTAGTTGACAGTGAGTAGTGCCGTTCGATCGACATCCGTAGCACCGGTGTGCTTGAAAATGGCGCCGATGGCCACACTACAGACCACCGCCAAAGCAAGATTCAGCATAGACAGGCAGGCATGCGGACAAACCAGTTCACATTCTCCCCCCTCTACTCCAGGGCAATTTCAGCGTGATGCCCCCTCCTTCGGGACAATCAGACTGGAAACTCCCTTCCCCCCCTACGCTCCGGACTCTCTCCGCCCATGGCAAGTGCGTTGCTGCTCGCGCCAAGCACACGCCCAGTCAGTCGCTAGACAGGAATGTATAGTACTGTAGACGAGACGGGATGGGCTCCGGATCGCGGATGACAAGATCGGAAGGGACGTGGATGTTGGGACGCACGTATCCGGTGGTATCCGACCGAATCTGGCTGTACGAGACTGTCGCAAAAAACTCGGAGGAGCGACGAGACGCGAACAACTGCCGGAACAGCACCCGGTAGCGAATACGGATGGTCGAAGGCTGTAGGGTCACGAGATCCTGCCCGGCCGGAACGCCCGTTACCTCAACGGTGACCTCACGGGTTTCTTCCGCAAACTTCCCCGCCCGCGCCGTCACGGTCACCTGTTCGGCACTCTTCTCAACCAGCGGAGACAGTGAATCTCGAAGGGCCACCTGGCGGCGAACCGTATCCTGGACGTTCCGCATCACCAGCGAATCTGTGGGCCAGTCCGTAATCGTTCCCACGACAGATTCTGCCCCCCAGACCGTAACCGAGTCGGGCTCAACCGTCGGTTGTTCAATAAGCTCATGCGCCGACTCGAGCTGCACGCTCAATCGCGGACGAATCGGAACCGTACGCTGAATGCGCGGCTCCAGTTGGATGTCGATCACGCCCGGCGCCACACTCTCAATCTGGGCATCATTGGTTCGAGGCAGATTCAGCGTCTCCTGGACGTTTACACGCCCCTGCCCAGCCTGCACCTGAATCGGGGGCGGGGTAAAAACGAGTCGCAGTAGATCCATTCCCGTGCCGCGCAGCTGAACGGTAACCGAGGACGGAGGGTGCTCAACCAACGCCTGCCCGTCTGGGACTCCGGCCACCTCTACCGGAAAGTCGACGCTCACCATGCGCTGCTCCTGTAAGGTGAGCGACAGCCAAAGCACAAAGGAAAGAAGCACGCAGACGGCCACGGCCATCCCCTGTCGCGGATCCTCATCGCGCTGCTGCATCCCCTCGGACGGTCGAAACAAGGACCGTATGCGCTCCAGAAAAATCGGGACCTGAGAGTCAGAATCAGACGGCACAGCACGAAACCACTACTCAAAAACCGACGCGACCGATGCAAACCCTCCTACTCGGCATCCGGCGAGCCGGAAGAAGGATACTCTTCAAGCACGCGGGCGTCTTCCATATTCGGATCCATCTCTCGATCAAAGGCCTGCTTGGACTCCGCAGCAATCTTGGTTACCCGCTTGGCTGTCGAGTCAATGAGATTGGCCGTGAGTCGCATGACGGCTCCCCCCACGTAGACGGACTTCCCAAGCCAGTTGAGATCACTGATGTTGACACGGCGACGGGGCGACGATTCGTCAGACATAAGAAATTTGGCACTGGGACGTACAGAAAAATCGGGAGGGGTCCACTGCAGACCCAACAGCTTTAGAAACGGTGCTCTGTTCATACACTGCGAGTCTGGCAGAGCGCGACGACTGCAGAATCGCTGTCCCCAGCCGAGGAGGCAAACGAATACGCTCCAACGTACGTTCGGACTACGCAAATATCGGCATCGGGGGGCGCCTAAATGAAAACAGGCGCCTCGCCCGGTCCTTGAAAGTCAGGACCCGTTCCGGGGAGCCTGTCGCTGGGACGTCTCCGGCTCTGCGGCCCCCGGTCCCTGTCGTGTGGCGCCAGGCGACTCCGTCCGCGCCCGCCGCAGCACTTCTTCAAGTCCATCGGCCAGCGTCTCGCCAACCTGGAGCATGCCACGCGCGAGAGTGGACGCAGTGGCCTCCACCAGGAAGCCCGCCTGCTCTTCGATATTAAGCTCGTCGAAGTTGCGCCGAGCCTCGTCGTACCGGGACGATTTCTTGTCCACCATGAATCGAACCGTTTTCGTTGGGGCACCGTTGAGAACAGTCGCACCGGGCCACCGGACGGTGGCCAGGGAAGAAAGAGACGCATTGGCCCACAGAATGGTTTCTCTTCACTCGGACGACCTGCGCATGAGCCCTCCGGACACCAACGACACGACTGAGACACAATTGGAGGGGGTCGTTACCCGCTCCACCGGCAGCTGGTACGACGTACGGGTGGGGGATCAGGTCATTCCCTCCCGCGCACGAGGCAAATTTCGCCTCACGAAGCAGAACGTCACCAATCCTGTGGCCGTGGGCGACCGCGTCACGATCCGCCTCAACGATGAGGACAACACAGGACTCATCCTCTCCATCCACGATCGCACAAACAAACTCAGTCGACGCGCAGCGGGCCACCGGCGCGGAGAGGAGCACGTGATGGTATCCAACGTGGACCGCGCCTGGATCGTCCAGGCCGTGAAGCGCCCCCAGTTCAACCCGGCGTTCGTCGACCGGGTGCTGGTCGCCACGGCCGTCAATGAGATTCCGGCCGGCCTCATCATCAACAAGATTGACCTTCTCACGGAGGAGGAGCGCGCGGCGGTAATGGACGTGCACCTTCGCTACGCCGACCTGGGGTATCCCGTAATCACGACGAGTGCGACGGAGAACCTCGGCCTCGCTCGGCTGGAGACGGAGTTGAAGGACCAGGTGAGCGTCATCACCGGCCCGTCGGGCACCGGCAAGTCAAGCCTGCTCAATGCGATTGAGCCCGGACTGGACGTGGAGACGGGCGAAGTCAGCGAAAGCACACGAAAGGGGACCCACACCACCACCCACGCCGAGCTCCATCCCCTCTCCGTCGGAGGCTACGTGGTGGATACCCCGGGCATCCGCGAGTTCGGCGTCCGTGACATCCACCCGAAGGATCTCGCTCACTTCTTTCCGGACCTTCGGCCCTACGTCAACGAGTGCAAGTTTCCCGACTGCACGCACGACCACGAACCGGGATGTGCGATCAAGGCCGCCGTCGACCGAGACGCCATCCATCCTGCCCGCTACGAGAGCTACCTCCGCATTCTGGACTCCCTGCAAGAGGAAGAAGAGCAACGGTTTTGAGCTCGCCCTCGATACGTTGCGTGAGATCCAACCCAATGGAAGGTGCGACGCTCGACGGTGGAAGGTTGTTGAAGAAGGCGGAGCGACACGCTGGTGACCGTCCCCCTCCCAGCCTTCAACCTACTCGGGAATGGGCAACTGCTAAAGAACAAGGCTCGCTACGTTTGACAATTAG is part of the Salinibacter sp. 10B genome and encodes:
- a CDS encoding isochorismate synthase, whose product is MPNLDSPFVHDRNADSPSEHLADRIRAACADRSNGAERTVQVQVPVTDNANLLEWLRGRENEEQVFWAPRSPETTSFSPSGNGHSEAKTSASRPAVAATGTADVLTGTRQPMEYDRLQRALNDRFRTAAAPVRYYGGLRFDAPQSRTTENPECPWRPFGTYRFVLPRFELRRAPDGVSLACNLVFPRDAGRAETLIEQARVLSIPTREASPSLPKPLGRTDAPEKEEWTRMVQWALSAISDHALDKVVLARKVALELERTLTPLDVLQHLKAATPGCFHFALSPAGGPAFLGASPERLFRQEGRQVVSEAVAGTGERGDTPSADAALWEELLNSPKERREHAFVQNAIRNVLDRLCSSVEVPDTPSELRLARGRHLHARLSGRLRAEVATTDLLDRLHPTPAVGGVPTDQALTAIRTQEPFDRGWYAGPVGWVGPEAAEFAVAIRSGLAEEEKLTLYSGAGIVEGSVPAREWEEIEQKIGDFAAVMGLGARVKDPSR
- a CDS encoding DUF4230 domain-containing protein codes for the protein MNRRTSLGLGILIGLLIAAGVGLWWSQEPSEEQVRRTVITTVQEEAPASFLVTGTLDISVRVRLDSSEYLTPDWMTHVLSYAQPAALPLLQGTSRTDIQVPGRVSYGFNVQALSPRMIAIEEGNVVVVDLPALSVHSVEPDLARLRVRSQTQGWMRVFPSDVYEEVRTKALGRVQEAFRTQAQRHLASATQPSVNTARALKAMLTPPLKATGLEAPQFRIWVGDRLSLVPKENDGQNFQN
- the rsgA gene encoding ribosome small subunit-dependent GTPase A; amino-acid sequence: MVSLHSDDLRMSPPDTNDTTETQLEGVVTRSTGSWYDVRVGDQVIPSRARGKFRLTKQNVTNPVAVGDRVTIRLNDEDNTGLILSIHDRTNKLSRRAAGHRRGEEHVMVSNVDRAWIVQAVKRPQFNPAFVDRVLVATAVNEIPAGLIINKIDLLTEEERAAVMDVHLRYADLGYPVITTSATENLGLARLETELKDQVSVITGPSGTGKSSLLNAIEPGLDVETGEVSESTRKGTHTTTHAELHPLSVGGYVVDTPGIREFGVRDIHPKDLAHFFPDLRPYVNECKFPDCTHDHEPGCAIKAAVDRDAIHPARYESYLRILDSLQEEEEQRF
- a CDS encoding YbbR-like domain-containing protein codes for the protein MPSDSDSQVPIFLERIRSLFRPSEGMQQRDEDPRQGMAVAVCVLLSFVLWLSLTLQEQRMVSVDFPVEVAGVPDGQALVEHPPSSVTVQLRGTGMDLLRLVFTPPPIQVQAGQGRVNVQETLNLPRTNDAQIESVAPGVIDIQLEPRIQRTVPIRPRLSVQLESAHELIEQPTVEPDSVTVWGAESVVGTITDWPTDSLVMRNVQDTVRRQVALRDSLSPLVEKSAEQVTVTARAGKFAEETREVTVEVTGVPAGQDLVTLQPSTIRIRYRVLFRQLFASRRSSEFFATVSYSQIRSDTTGYVRPNIHVPSDLVIRDPEPIPSRLQYYTFLSSD